In a single window of the Oscillatoria sp. FACHB-1407 genome:
- a CDS encoding NACHT domain-containing protein: MELEQAIDFINAALVAQEGKSLTDAEVAIVTGAWQGQTYGAIAEASGYTLSYLSTDVGPVFWRRLSQVFGEKISKTNFRSAIERHARQGQRNTQMQQSVAEPWRVSSLQVDWGEIVDVSQFSGRTDELATLQQWLCSSSVGGTASQGCRLVALLGIGGVGKSSLAAKLAQQFVNGLESGTANEPRVNPFTHVIWRSLRNAPPLETLLSDLILFLSDQDDTQSDIKRLLHWFRTHRCLVILDNLETILQPGDRAGNYRSGYEDYGELLTLIGESAHQSCLLLTSREKPAEIAVMEGIDWGVRSLSLSGSYQVGIAILDAKGLRGSDQQKWKLCDYYSGNPLALKIVASSIYDLFGGEIAPFIEQNTFLFNGINRLLEQQLERLSYLEKSILYWLTINREWTTIADLQADIVPLVSHSSLLEALESLSWRNLIEKRSGSYTLQPVVMEYVTECLVERISTELITGKLMLSDRHALIKTTVKDYIRESQVRIILHPIAEQFCKAFSQIALKQHLAQILMSLRQSDTEVYGYGAGNLLNLCIHLQINLARFSFAGLTIRHACFQANVLQHSDFTDANIQEASFVQSFGCIFFVTFSPDGQWLAIGGNGRLHLWKVQGNEQFFTLRGHAYWVNSVAFSPDGQLLMSGGCDRVVRVWDVKTKQVIRILSGHTSTIWSVAVSPDAQLVASGGGDGTIRLWYLSTGEAHSFKGHDGWVRSVAFSPDGKTLASGGTEGYLKLWDVKTTQLLQAFQAHTEGDMAIAFSPDGKYLVSGSHDQTIKVWNLHNHQLQQTCDDEGIVSSVAFTPDSQAFLSGNHNKELKLWDLATGELRKLFRGHQSWVTSVACSPDGKVIASSSFDRTLRLWDATTGHQIKALTGYANGVHALLFIPQTVVHSNSPQLLVSGGADSMIRIWDLNSQRIVNTLRGHTQPICSIALNLTHRYLATSSDDQSIRLWSLDTGHELNVLLGHVGRVRSIAFSPSKPDISDSPGILVSAGNDKTIRIWDVATGQLIKVLAEHTNCVNSIAFSPDGHLLASASDDQTIRVWDTATWKGITTLEGHSHWVWNIAFSPDGQTLVSSSEDRTVRLWDVALGQPIYCLNGHPGSIAAVAFSPTGKLIASGDFDGGIKLWDAQTGKLIRSLKEHIGWIPSLTFDPTGHYLASGSKDETIRLWNVETGECLKVLRSDRPYEGMNITGVQGLNEAQKETLKVLGAIEHLG; encoded by the coding sequence ATGGAGTTAGAACAAGCGATCGACTTCATCAATGCTGCACTTGTGGCACAGGAGGGCAAATCGCTCACCGACGCGGAAGTGGCAATTGTCACAGGTGCATGGCAAGGGCAAACCTATGGTGCGATCGCTGAGGCATCGGGCTACACGTTGAGCTATCTTTCAACGGATGTGGGGCCTGTTTTTTGGCGGCGATTAAGTCAAGTTTTTGGGGAAAAGATTAGCAAAACCAACTTTCGCTCAGCGATCGAACGACACGCAAGGCAGGGCCAGCGTAACACCCAGATGCAGCAGTCCGTTGCAGAACCGTGGAGGGTTTCTTCTCTTCAAGTTGACTGGGGTGAAATTGTTGATGTGAGCCAGTTCAGTGGGCGCACCGATGAGTTAGCCACACTCCAGCAGTGGTTGTGCAGTTCCTCGGTTGGAGGGACGGCTTCACAAGGGTGCCGCCTGGTCGCTCTGCTGGGCATTGGTGGGGTGGGCAAAAGCTCTCTTGCAGCAAAATTAGCCCAACAATTTGTGAACGGGTTGGAGAGTGGAACAGCCAATGAACCTCGCGTCAACCCGTTTACCCACGTCATCTGGCGATCGCTCCGCAATGCCCCACCCCTGGAGACGTTGCTGAGTGACCTGATTCTGTTTCTCTCTGACCAAGACGATACTCAAAGTGACATCAAACGGTTGTTGCACTGGTTCCGCACCCATCGCTGTCTGGTGATTTTGGACAATCTAGAAACGATCTTGCAACCGGGCGATCGCGCTGGAAACTACCGCTCTGGTTATGAAGACTATGGAGAATTGTTGACGTTGATTGGTGAGAGTGCTCATCAAAGCTGCTTACTGTTGACCAGTCGCGAGAAACCTGCCGAAATCGCTGTTATGGAGGGGATAGACTGGGGAGTGCGATCGCTCTCCCTCTCTGGCTCCTATCAGGTTGGAATTGCCATTCTAGATGCAAAAGGACTGCGGGGAAGCGATCAGCAAAAGTGGAAGCTATGCGATTACTACAGCGGCAATCCCCTTGCCTTGAAGATTGTTGCCAGTTCTATCTATGACCTATTTGGTGGAGAAATTGCCCCCTTTATTGAGCAAAATACCTTCCTGTTTAATGGCATCAATCGACTACTGGAACAACAACTCGAACGGTTATCGTATTTAGAAAAGTCAATTCTGTACTGGTTAACCATCAATCGTGAATGGACGACTATTGCTGACCTGCAAGCAGATATTGTCCCTCTCGTGTCCCACTCCAGTTTGTTAGAAGCTCTGGAATCTCTCAGTTGGCGCAATTTAATTGAAAAGCGATCGGGGAGTTACACCTTGCAACCTGTAGTAATGGAGTACGTTACGGAGTGCTTAGTAGAACGAATCAGTACAGAGTTGATTACTGGCAAACTCATGCTGAGCGATCGCCATGCTTTGATCAAAACGACCGTCAAAGATTATATCCGTGAGAGCCAGGTACGAATAATTCTGCACCCGATCGCGGAGCAATTCTGCAAAGCCTTTTCACAAATTGCACTGAAACAGCACCTGGCACAAATTTTGATGAGTTTAAGACAATCAGATACTGAGGTATATGGTTATGGAGCAGGCAACTTGCTCAATTTATGCATTCATTTGCAAATCAATCTAGCTAGATTTAGCTTTGCAGGATTAACGATTCGTCATGCTTGCTTTCAAGCAAACGTTCTGCAACACAGCGATTTTACAGATGCCAATATCCAGGAAGCCTCCTTTGTTCAATCATTTGGCTGCATTTTTTTCGTCACCTTTAGCCCTGATGGTCAGTGGCTCGCCATAGGAGGTAATGGCAGGCTTCATCTTTGGAAGGTTCAAGGAAATGAGCAATTTTTTACTTTAAGGGGACATGCCTATTGGGTTAATTCCGTTGCATTTAGCCCCGATGGACAGTTGTTAATGAGTGGTGGGTGTGACCGAGTTGTACGAGTATGGGATGTTAAGACCAAACAAGTGATTCGCATCCTGTCAGGACATACCAGTACGATCTGGTCGGTAGCAGTTAGCCCTGATGCTCAGCTAGTTGCCAGTGGTGGTGGAGATGGGACGATCAGACTCTGGTATCTGTCAACTGGAGAGGCACATTCGTTCAAAGGGCATGATGGTTGGGTTCGATCGGTAGCTTTTAGCCCTGATGGCAAAACACTCGCAAGTGGCGGTACTGAGGGTTATCTTAAACTGTGGGACGTCAAAACAACCCAGTTATTGCAAGCCTTTCAAGCGCACACTGAAGGAGATATGGCGATCGCCTTCAGCCCTGATGGGAAATACTTGGTGAGTGGTAGTCATGACCAGACGATTAAGGTGTGGAATTTGCACAACCATCAGTTACAGCAAACCTGTGATGATGAAGGTATCGTCTCCTCAGTGGCCTTTACTCCCGATAGTCAAGCGTTTTTAAGCGGCAATCATAACAAAGAGTTGAAGCTATGGGATCTAGCCACAGGTGAACTTAGAAAGCTCTTTCGTGGGCATCAATCTTGGGTCACATCCGTTGCCTGTAGTCCTGATGGAAAGGTGATTGCCAGTAGCAGTTTTGATCGCACGCTTCGTCTCTGGGATGCCACAACGGGGCATCAAATTAAAGCATTGACAGGATATGCAAATGGAGTTCATGCACTTCTATTTATTCCTCAGACAGTAGTTCACTCTAACTCTCCTCAATTACTTGTTAGTGGTGGAGCAGACTCAATGATCCGGATTTGGGATTTGAATTCTCAACGCATTGTCAACACGCTTCGAGGCCATACACAACCCATTTGTTCGATTGCGCTGAATCTCACCCATCGTTATTTAGCAACAAGTAGTGATGACCAATCTATTCGTCTTTGGTCATTAGATACTGGGCATGAATTGAATGTCCTATTGGGTCATGTCGGTCGAGTTCGATCCATTGCGTTCAGTCCCTCTAAACCCGATATATCTGATTCTCCAGGGATTTTAGTTAGTGCAGGAAATGACAAAACTATTAGAATCTGGGATGTTGCAACAGGTCAACTCATAAAGGTATTAGCTGAACATACTAACTGTGTCAACTCAATTGCCTTTAGCCCTGATGGTCATTTGTTAGCTAGTGCTAGTGATGACCAAACGATACGAGTCTGGGATACTGCAACCTGGAAAGGAATAACGACTCTTGAGGGACACTCCCACTGGGTATGGAATATTGCCTTTAGCCCTGATGGTCAAACCCTGGTTAGTAGTAGTGAAGACCGGACAGTTCGCCTCTGGGATGTTGCATTAGGACAACCCATTTATTGCTTAAACGGACATCCTGGCTCTATTGCTGCGGTTGCTTTTAGCCCCACAGGGAAACTCATTGCCAGTGGTGATTTTGATGGTGGTATTAAGCTTTGGGATGCTCAAACAGGTAAGCTCATTCGCTCCCTAAAAGAGCATATTGGCTGGATACCATCCCTCACGTTTGATCCAACCGGACATTATCTTGCTAGTGGTAGTAAGGATGAAACCATTCGACTATGGAATGTGGAAACAGGGGAATGTCTGAAGGTGTTGAGGAGCGATCGCCCCTACGAAGGGATGAACATAACGGGCGTTCAGGGTTTGAATGAAGCTCAGAAGGAAACATTAAAAGTGTTGGGTGCGATCGAACATTTGGGTTAA
- the trpD gene encoding anthranilate phosphoribosyltransferase, translating into MTTTPATPTPDAIATSDWSALLQQLIDGQSLDRQQAADLMQGWLTEAIPPALSGAILAAIQAKGVSATELAGMAEVLMEQSLGAAIDSGSLPSVRIDTCGTGGDGASTFNISTAVAFVAAAAGIPVAKHGNRSASGKVGSADVLEALGIKITASPEQAKAALDDVGITFLFAPGWHPAMKYVAPIRKTLKVRTVFNLLGPLVNPLRPTGQVIGVFNPGFVETIAQALQELGRPQAIVLHGREKLDEAGLADVTHLSVLAGDRLESITLDPTEVGLTAAPTTALKGGEVAENLEIMRDVLQGKGTQAQQDVVALNAALALSVGGGIPLDLSNASPVEVYAKGVAIAKDILKSGAAWDKVEQLATYLKE; encoded by the coding sequence ATGACTACCACTCCCGCTACTCCAACCCCTGATGCGATCGCCACTTCCGATTGGTCAGCGTTGCTGCAACAACTGATTGACGGTCAATCACTCGATCGCCAACAGGCGGCTGATCTGATGCAAGGTTGGTTAACCGAAGCGATTCCCCCAGCGTTGTCAGGGGCGATCTTAGCCGCTATTCAAGCTAAAGGAGTGTCGGCAACTGAGTTGGCAGGGATGGCGGAAGTGCTGATGGAGCAATCTTTGGGAGCGGCGATCGACTCTGGCTCACTGCCCTCTGTGCGGATTGACACCTGTGGAACCGGGGGCGATGGCGCATCCACCTTTAATATCTCTACAGCCGTGGCGTTTGTGGCTGCCGCAGCGGGAATTCCTGTAGCAAAACACGGCAACCGCTCCGCATCGGGTAAGGTTGGTTCCGCCGATGTGTTAGAAGCATTGGGTATCAAAATTACTGCCTCACCGGAACAGGCAAAAGCGGCTCTGGATGACGTGGGTATTACCTTCCTGTTTGCTCCGGGTTGGCATCCAGCTATGAAATATGTCGCGCCGATTCGCAAGACCCTGAAAGTGAGAACCGTGTTTAACCTGTTGGGCCCGCTGGTGAATCCCCTGCGTCCCACCGGACAGGTGATTGGCGTCTTTAATCCTGGCTTTGTTGAGACGATCGCCCAGGCACTCCAGGAACTCGGCAGACCCCAGGCGATCGTGCTGCATGGACGCGAGAAGTTGGACGAAGCCGGATTAGCCGATGTGACCCACCTCTCAGTTCTGGCGGGCGATCGCCTCGAATCAATTACCCTCGACCCAACTGAGGTGGGATTGACCGCTGCCCCAACCACGGCCTTGAAAGGGGGAGAAGTGGCAGAAAACCTGGAAATTATGCGCGATGTATTGCAGGGCAAAGGCACCCAGGCGCAGCAGGATGTCGTTGCCCTGAATGCCGCTCTGGCGTTGAGCGTAGGGGGTGGCATTCCCCTCGATTTGTCTAATGCCTCTCCTGTTGAGGTCTATGCCAAAGGAGTGGCGATCGCCAAAGACATTCTCAAGAGCGGAGCCGCATGGGACAAAGTGGAGCAGTTGGCAACCTATTTGAAGGAGTAG
- the gntT gene encoding guanitoxin biosynthesis MATE family efflux transporter GntT, which produces MEIRSDFYRSFGRLAVVNILSNLLVPLAGLIDIAFLGHLDEIRHLAGVALATVLFNYIYWTFGFLRMGTTGTTAQALGRGDRPEVWLTGLRNGLLALGLGLLILILQYPLRELGFALLSATPDVKASGMAYFNSLVWGAPATLINFVLVGWFLGQAQGSQVLLLSAVSNLTDVGLNYLLIVQWGWGSAGAGWSTALSQYAMLGVGLWLVSREMPWQQVKAIAPQIPNPAALKAAFSLNTDIMIRTFAMVTTFSVFTNLSSAFGTDVLTTNTLLLQIVTLAAYFIDGLAFATESFAGIFRGKGSHPQLMTLVWLSGSISLGLGLLFAIAPILMPLPIFRLLTKHTDILDQVSQYVGWLMPILGFGSIAYMLDGYFLGLTEGRILKTSTLMATFIGFAPLAAIAWWFNSVQLLWLALAAFMATRALTLSLQVAKTWKPL; this is translated from the coding sequence ATGGAGATCCGCTCTGATTTTTACCGATCCTTCGGTCGATTGGCGGTTGTCAACATCCTCTCCAATCTGCTGGTGCCCCTGGCGGGCTTAATTGACATCGCGTTTTTGGGGCATCTGGATGAAATTCGCCATTTAGCAGGCGTAGCCCTCGCAACGGTGTTGTTTAACTACATCTACTGGACGTTTGGCTTCCTGCGGATGGGAACGACGGGCACCACCGCTCAGGCATTGGGAAGGGGCGATCGCCCCGAGGTCTGGTTAACGGGACTCCGTAACGGGTTGCTGGCACTGGGCTTGGGGCTACTGATTCTGATCTTGCAATATCCCCTGCGAGAACTAGGGTTTGCCTTGCTGAGTGCCACTCCTGATGTCAAAGCCTCTGGTATGGCTTATTTCAACTCGCTGGTCTGGGGTGCTCCGGCTACCCTGATCAACTTTGTCCTGGTGGGTTGGTTTTTGGGACAGGCACAGGGGAGTCAGGTGCTGCTGTTATCGGCGGTGAGCAACCTGACGGATGTGGGGTTAAATTATCTGCTGATCGTGCAGTGGGGGTGGGGCAGTGCTGGGGCGGGATGGTCTACCGCATTGAGCCAGTACGCCATGCTGGGGGTCGGGCTGTGGCTGGTGAGTCGGGAGATGCCATGGCAACAGGTGAAGGCGATCGCCCCTCAAATTCCCAATCCTGCCGCACTCAAAGCCGCTTTCAGTCTGAATACGGACATCATGATTCGCACGTTTGCGATGGTGACGACCTTTAGCGTGTTCACCAACCTGAGTTCGGCGTTTGGTACGGACGTGCTAACCACCAATACCCTGCTGCTCCAGATCGTCACCCTGGCAGCCTACTTCATCGATGGGTTAGCGTTCGCCACGGAGAGTTTTGCAGGCATCTTTCGTGGCAAAGGTTCGCATCCTCAACTGATGACGTTGGTGTGGTTGTCGGGCAGCATCAGCCTGGGCTTAGGGCTACTGTTTGCGATCGCCCCTATTCTCATGCCCCTGCCTATCTTTCGCCTATTGACCAAGCACACCGACATCCTCGATCAGGTCAGCCAATACGTGGGTTGGCTCATGCCGATTCTGGGATTTGGCTCGATCGCCTACATGCTGGATGGCTACTTTTTGGGCTTGACCGAGGGACGCATCCTCAAAACCTCGACCCTGATGGCAACGTTCATCGGCTTTGCTCCACTGGCAGCGATCGCCTGGTGGTTCAACAGCGTGCAGTTGCTCTGGTTAGCCCTGGCTGCGTTTATGGCGACTCGTGCCCTGACTCTGAGCCTGCAAGTAGCGAAAACCTGGAAGCCGTTGTAG